The following coding sequences are from one Leptolyngbyaceae cyanobacterium window:
- a CDS encoding ABC transporter permease subunit, whose protein sequence is MLTNSKKIKDTIGLSPRRLFVIGTHVFREIIRDRVLYLVGLYAILLFAAAGLLPEVAATTENKITLDLGLAGIGLFGLVVVLFVGTGLVNKEIEKRTVLVLMAKPVSKAEFIVGKHLGLSAVLAVLLALMTLIYFVILFIFRIPFPFFSIIISVFYLFVELSLLTAAAILFGVFTSSLLATFLTLAIYLMGHLSPDIVKLGQISKNPAIERLTQGIYLILPDLSRLDFKNQAVYGIQLLPDPGSLFLSLIYGLVYIVLLLAIAIIVFSRRQF, encoded by the coding sequence ATGTTAACCAACAGTAAAAAAATCAAAGATACCATCGGTTTAAGTCCCCGCAGGCTGTTCGTAATTGGTACTCATGTATTTCGGGAAATAATTCGCGATCGCGTTCTCTACTTAGTAGGATTATACGCCATTTTGCTGTTTGCCGCCGCCGGATTACTTCCCGAAGTAGCAGCCACCACCGAAAACAAAATTACCCTCGATCTCGGATTAGCAGGAATTGGCTTATTTGGCTTAGTAGTTGTTTTATTTGTCGGCACCGGACTAGTTAATAAAGAAATCGAAAAACGCACGGTGTTGGTATTAATGGCCAAACCTGTGAGTAAAGCCGAATTTATTGTTGGTAAACATTTAGGATTATCAGCAGTATTAGCAGTTCTGCTAGCCTTAATGACATTAATTTATTTCGTAATTTTATTTATTTTTCGCATTCCGTTTCCTTTTTTCAGTATTATTATTTCCGTTTTTTACCTGTTTGTTGAGTTATCTTTACTGACAGCAGCCGCCATATTATTTGGCGTATTTACCAGTTCTTTGCTAGCAACTTTCCTCACTTTAGCCATTTACTTAATGGGGCATCTCAGTCCGGATATTGTAAAGTTAGGACAAATATCCAAAAATCCAGCAATTGAGCGTTTAACGCAGGGAATATATTTGATATTGCCAGATTTATCCCGGTTAGATTTTAAGAATCAGGCAGTTTATGGGATACAGTTATTGCCCGATCCTGGTAGCTTATTTTTGAGTTTGATTTATGGATTAGTTTATATCGTTTTGTTGTTGGCAATTGCCATCATTGTGTTTTCCCGGCGACAGTTTTAG
- the fraC gene encoding filament integrity protein FraC, whose amino-acid sequence MPIAVLPLRAVMFQILFLLVAIAVESFIFKKKLHLSGRTSIEYATSINLFSTIIGWIAFFFFLPFLPFKLQAQLINFILFNNFATHLGFSLLRVYLDLVLFALLTFILIICLEVFALEFLINLNKFSLRSTIENQRETENYRAKHSPKTVLDSNKSNSILTANVYSQTFILLILFLIQRFSYLNPK is encoded by the coding sequence ATGCCGATAGCGGTGTTGCCTCTCCGAGCGGTAATGTTCCAAATTTTATTTTTACTGGTTGCGATCGCAGTGGAATCGTTCATTTTTAAGAAAAAGCTGCACCTCAGCGGTAGAACCAGCATCGAATATGCTACATCTATAAATTTATTTTCCACTATTATTGGTTGGATAGCTTTCTTTTTTTTTCTACCATTTCTTCCCTTCAAACTACAAGCACAATTAATAAATTTTATTCTATTTAATAATTTCGCTACTCACTTAGGTTTTTCTTTATTAAGAGTATATCTTGATTTAGTATTATTCGCTTTACTAACCTTTATTTTAATTATTTGCTTAGAAGTATTTGCACTGGAATTTTTAATCAATTTAAACAAATTCAGCTTGCGATCGACCATAGAAAATCAAAGAGAAACAGAAAATTATCGTGCAAAACATTCACCAAAAACCGTGCTTGATAGTAATAAGTCAAACAGTATTTTAACAGCCAACGTTTATAGTCAAACTTTCATATTACTTATCTTATTTTTAATTCAGCGATTTTCCTACCTTAATCCTAAATGA
- a CDS encoding cob(I)yrinic acid a,c-diamide adenosyltransferase codes for MTRTGIGIRTAQLRPERIVGQIHVYDGAGKGKSRAALGVVLRSIGLGIHAETNNRVLLLRFLKGPGRTYDEDGAIAALQQGFPHLIDQVRTGRAEFFGPDEITRFDRQEAQRGWDVAKGAIASGLYSVIVLDELNPLLDLGLLPVEEVIHTLKHKPEHLEIIATGRAAPQALLDIADLHSEMRPHYHPMAVEQGIEGIEIYTGAGKGKSTSALGKALQAIGRGISQDKSHRVLILQWLKGGSGYTEDAAIAALQESYPNLVDHQRCGGDAIVWRGQQREIDYVEAERGWEIARTAIASGLYKTIVLDELNPTVDLELLPQEPIVQALLRKPRDTEIIITGRCLNPPAYFDLATVHSEMICHKHYADRGVELKRGVDF; via the coding sequence ATGACAAGAACAGGTATCGGAATTCGCACGGCTCAATTGCGTCCGGAACGCATCGTAGGCCAAATTCACGTTTATGATGGAGCGGGAAAGGGAAAATCAAGAGCCGCTCTGGGTGTGGTTTTGCGCTCCATTGGATTAGGTATTCATGCAGAAACTAATAATAGAGTATTGTTGCTGCGCTTTTTGAAAGGGCCGGGACGCACTTATGATGAAGATGGAGCGATCGCAGCTTTGCAACAAGGCTTTCCCCATTTGATCGATCAAGTTCGCACTGGGAGAGCGGAATTTTTTGGCCCAGATGAAATTACCCGTTTCGATCGCCAGGAAGCACAACGGGGATGGGACGTGGCAAAAGGCGCGATCGCATCTGGATTATACTCGGTGATCGTTCTCGACGAACTCAACCCCTTATTAGATTTAGGCTTATTACCAGTAGAAGAAGTTATTCACACCCTCAAACACAAACCGGAACATTTAGAAATAATTGCCACCGGGAGAGCAGCACCCCAAGCATTATTAGATATTGCGGATCTTCACTCGGAAATGCGTCCCCACTATCATCCGATGGCGGTAGAACAAGGTATTGAAGGTATCGAAATTTATACTGGTGCGGGTAAAGGTAAATCTACCAGTGCTTTGGGTAAAGCATTGCAAGCAATTGGTAGGGGGATCAGTCAAGATAAATCCCATCGAGTCCTAATTTTACAATGGCTCAAAGGCGGTAGCGGTTATACGGAAGATGCGGCGATCGCGGCTTTGCAAGAAAGTTATCCTAATTTAGTAGATCATCAACGATGTGGGGGAGATGCGATCGTCTGGCGCGGACAACAACGAGAAATCGATTACGTAGAAGCAGAACGAGGATGGGAAATTGCCAGAACAGCCATTGCTTCCGGCTTATATAAAACGATCGTTCTCGACGAACTAAATCCCACCGTCGATTTGGAATTACTACCCCAAGAACCGATCGTCCAAGCACTACTCCGCAAACCTCGCGATACCGAAATCATTATTACAGGTCGCTGTCTCAATCCCCCCGCTTATTTCGATCTCGCTACCGTACACTCGGAAATGATTTGTCACAAACATTATGCCGATCGAGGTGTCGAACTAAAAAGGGGAGTCGATTTCTGA
- a CDS encoding DUF29 domain-containing protein, whose amino-acid sequence MSDSILYEQDFYLWLEKTAKLLKEKRFEELDLNNLVEEIESMGRSEKRELKSRLKLILTHLLKWQYQPQMRPFYGNSWVSTIVTQRSDLQLLIKDSPSLKNLLEESCKEYYQIARRDAAKETGLSEEVFPVDCPFELADILDPDYLP is encoded by the coding sequence ATGAGTGATAGCATTCTCTACGAACAAGATTTTTATTTATGGCTAGAAAAAACAGCAAAACTGCTAAAAGAAAAGCGCTTTGAAGAATTAGATTTAAACAACTTAGTTGAAGAAATTGAGAGCATGGGACGTAGCGAAAAACGTGAACTCAAAAGTCGATTGAAGCTGATTCTAACTCACTTATTAAAATGGCAGTATCAGCCACAAATGCGCCCTTTTTATGGTAACAGTTGGGTGAGTACTATTGTCACGCAACGAAGCGATTTACAATTATTAATTAAAGATAGTCCCAGTCTAAAGAATTTGTTAGAGGAAAGTTGCAAAGAATATTATCAAATTGCGAGACGAGATGCGGCGAAGGAAACGGGATTGTCTGAAGAGGTGTTCCCGGTTGATTGTCCTTTTGAGTTAGCGGATATATTAGATCCTGACTATTTACCTTGA
- a CDS encoding DUF5357 family protein, whose translation MNHFLLQLLKDFANRLQPPKIISWETFVLISIFIWLIASFAKGNTQDGLVYLSWLFLIIGAVWFAVENPLYLAWYSISAWVTGALICIFLFSHFGNSITHIVFVAWPVIAGTINILLYFIKPDKSFVVPAIEVRQKLVILFLSYLLLSCWLQFTFFIQTWLQQYPSLVADNFSQSAFVVKIDLSYQATSRGEAILDYIEIEMRKQIENKSWPQVERWLLNTEQNISKLAKQGLEQPPKVRENNMWSFEAKFLPTQKGYNLQTIAKWRGLGSLPSGYDLKKSCQIIPIIQRPVSRSDSANRDRATLTATVVSQIQCDSVTR comes from the coding sequence ATGAACCATTTTTTATTGCAACTATTAAAAGATTTTGCCAATCGTTTACAGCCACCCAAGATAATTTCTTGGGAAACCTTCGTTTTAATTAGTATTTTTATTTGGTTAATCGCCTCTTTCGCTAAAGGAAATACTCAAGATGGATTGGTTTATTTAAGCTGGTTATTTTTAATTATTGGTGCAGTTTGGTTCGCGGTAGAAAACCCGCTCTACTTGGCATGGTATTCGATTAGTGCTTGGGTTACCGGAGCATTAATATGTATTTTTTTATTCAGCCATTTTGGTAATAGTATTACTCATATAGTCTTTGTAGCTTGGCCAGTAATAGCAGGCACAATTAATATTTTACTGTATTTTATCAAACCGGATAAAAGTTTTGTAGTTCCTGCTATAGAAGTTCGTCAAAAATTGGTTATTTTATTTTTGAGTTACTTACTACTTAGTTGCTGGTTACAGTTCACTTTTTTCATTCAAACTTGGTTACAACAGTATCCAAGTTTGGTAGCGGATAATTTTAGCCAAAGTGCTTTTGTGGTAAAAATTGATTTATCTTACCAAGCAACTTCTAGAGGAGAAGCTATTTTAGATTACATCGAAATAGAAATGAGAAAGCAAATTGAAAATAAATCTTGGCCACAAGTAGAAAGATGGTTATTAAACACCGAGCAAAATATCAGCAAATTAGCTAAACAAGGGTTAGAACAACCTCCGAAAGTCAGAGAAAATAATATGTGGAGCTTTGAAGCGAAGTTTTTACCCACTCAAAAAGGGTATAATCTACAAACGATCGCAAAATGGCGAGGTTTGGGTTCCCTGCCAAGTGGCTACGACCTGAAAAAGTCTTGTCAGATTATCCCCATCATTCAAAGACCTGTCAGCCGTTCCGATTCTGCTAATCGCGATCGCGCGACTTTAACAGCTACAGTGGTCAGTCAGATTCAATGCGATTCCGTAACCAGATAA
- a CDS encoding Uma2 family endonuclease — protein MTTTTLPLAEQRTILKNVSWQTFLQLLADLGEDRATRLAYDDGVLEIMTPLGGHESNNRFIDDLLRVIADELNLNLKNFGSLTLKRDLKQLCAEPDSCYYIQNEPLVRSKQNIDLETDPPPDLVLEIDITSSSLDKKRIYASLGVPEFWRYNGRKLEVFVLEEGSNVYTQVEASPIFSWLALDAIPRFVNQSLIDGETATLRAFRVWVREQQILDNL, from the coding sequence ATGACTACAACAACCTTACCACTAGCGGAACAGCGCACGATTTTAAAAAATGTGAGTTGGCAAACTTTCCTGCAATTACTGGCAGATTTAGGAGAGGACAGAGCAACTCGTTTAGCTTATGATGATGGAGTGCTGGAAATTATGACGCCGTTAGGCGGACATGAAAGCAATAACCGTTTTATTGATGATTTGTTGCGGGTAATTGCAGATGAGTTAAATCTCAATCTCAAAAACTTTGGCTCTTTGACTTTGAAGCGAGATTTAAAGCAGCTATGTGCTGAACCTGACTCTTGTTATTATATCCAAAATGAGCCACTGGTGAGAAGCAAGCAAAATATCGATTTGGAAACTGACCCGCCGCCGGATTTAGTCTTGGAAATAGATATTACGAGTAGTTCTTTGGATAAAAAACGAATTTATGCTTCTCTGGGAGTCCCGGAATTTTGGCGCTACAACGGACGGAAATTGGAAGTTTTCGTGTTGGAAGAAGGAAGTAATGTTTATACGCAAGTGGAAGCAAGCCCGATTTTTTCTTGGTTGGCTTTGGATGCAATTCCTCGGTTTGTTAACCAAAGTTTAATAGATGGGGAAACTGCTACTTTACGTGCTTTTCGGGTGTGGGTGAGGGAACAGCAAATTTTAGATAATTTGTAA